In Dermacentor silvarum isolate Dsil-2018 chromosome 10, BIME_Dsil_1.4, whole genome shotgun sequence, the genomic stretch ATGTTTACGGCAACGATTTTACAATACCTACATTATTCTCTGTGTTGAAAGTGTAAAGAGCAGTAAACGGTAAGGCCGGGCCGCCTATGGACAACCCACATACTGAGCGATCGATCTTTGCAAGTCGCACCACGCAGACTCGCTGAAATATTTTAATCAACATAATCGCGCTGCTGACCATTCGCTGCTGGAGAATAGTCACTCTCTGAATGTCCGTACAGGAAGCGGTCGATCACAAAGcgtcaggcctcgcagcacatcTTGTCGATTTCGAGGCTTCAGTTGCAACAATTAGGGCAGCGAGGGCACGAAATGCAGTTCAGCAAAGGAAGCGTAATCGTTTACGTCGGCTCAGTCCGTGCAACGCTGACAGCCCAGAAGCCCATGGGCAAATCAGTTCTGGCACTGCTCCGTGCCTACTAAAACCAATAAAAAGCCTGGACCGGGCAGGTCCTAGCAATCCTCTTCTTCGTCGTCCAGTTCGTCGATGAGACGGCTTACGGGCACTACAGTGTGCTCATCTAGAGCCTTCTTCAGATCGCGCGACATCTTGGCCATGTTGTCCGTGAGCTTGGTGATGCAGTAGCGCAGGTCCTCTTCCTCGGAGATGCTGAGGCCTTCTTTCCTCTTGGGCAGCGGCCTGGCACCCATGGCGCGCCGGAACAAGTCCTGCACCTCGTTCATGTGAGTCGACAGCTGGTTGACGCTCGCCACGAGCGGCGCCATGCTGTCGCACTGTACGCCTCCTCTGCCCTTGCCGCTGGCAGCCGAAGTAGACGGCTGCGTAGAGGTGGACGACTTGTCGAGCTGGAAGCTCACGTTCGCCCGGTTGGCCATGGACACGAGGCCCTCGCCATTGTTGTCCATCGTCGCCTCGGCACGGACTTGCATCTGCTGTCCGGCTGGGCCTCCGGTCCTGGCCTCCGCCGCCCTGGAGGACATCAGGGCATCGAGTGGGTCAACGGGTCTCGCGATGGCCCTCGAGACACCCGCGAGATTGTGCGCGAGCCGGCCGACATTTTCCTCGAGAGGGATCAGCCTACGGAGCACGGAGGAAGGGAAAAAATTAAGGAGGGGCCTAAACGTCACATTTAATTGTTTTTTCTTGAGGCCACCGCAGACGTGTTTGGCAAAATGAACCGccaactcctcctcctcctcctcctctatgCTGTAGCCTTTCCCGATAATTCTCGATTAACATTTAAAGACCGCCATCTTGatatgggttctgccggaattcaTAAATATTTCACTTCAAAGTGCTACGGACGACCGCTTTACTGAAGGCACTGCCATTCCTGACGGGATGTTAGACACGCTGCGTTCCTTAGCAATGACGAACGAGTATGCTATACCTAACAGTTAGCTGGTGCGTAGATGTTTAGCTGGGAATTAAATTCTCTGTATGAAGACATACAGCGTTGGTTGACTGCACAACAAATAAATATTGAATTAGTCCGTAATTGTGGATATCGACTCACTAGAAAATGCACACAGCATCCATCCCAGCACCTTGACTTGCTTTCAAAGCAGTCTCCCCAGGGCCAATTTGAATAAAGTTATGTAAATTTGGTCATTTTAGCTAACATATATGATAATATGAGACCGAATGGGATATGATGAAAGAGCAATACTCGTAAAGAGATATGTAGCGCGAAACTACAtgcatgcacatttttttttttttttttgacaacgtACCTATTCGCCATGGGAGCTCCGGCGTGCGGCGGGAAAGGGTTAGGCTTAAGCGACTGCGTGAGCGCGTCCATCTGCGATGCCAGCTTGCGGAAGTAGACGCTCAGGTCAATGCGTTCGCGGGCCGGTTCCGCAGACAGCTGCTCGGACGACATCACCACCTTAGGCGGCGGCGCGTAGAGCTGCGGGAACGGCGCCGGGTTGCTCAGCGCGTTGCTCACGTTCTCTCGGTTGTGCATGCCGCCGATGATACTGCTGGCGGCGACCTTGGTGGCGAACGCGTCCGAGGCCATCGCCTCGGCCAAGGGCACGCCGCTCCCGACCACGCCAGCGGCCGACATCAGCGTAGGTTCGTCGATCTTGGTGTAATCGGACACGGTGCGCAGCTCCTGCAGCAGCATCTTCAGCAGCTGGATCAAGCGTAGCATGTTGCCTTCCCACACCTCCCAGATCGGGTCGTCCTCGTAGGGCCGCGGATGCTCGGGCTCCGGTTCCTCCGCCTTGGGCTTGGGAGGCGGCGGAGGCTTGGGCCTCCGAGATATGTGACTCGTCGTGGGAATCTTGGGGCCTTCGTCCGAGCCAAGCGATCCGGACACGGACTGCCGAGCGCTGATCTCGCCGTCGTCGAACTTCTGCGTGGCCATGAACTGCGACGCCATCGAGACGGGCACCTGGACcgtcaggaactgcgtcgtcgaACCCTTGCGTCCCGGAGCGCCGGTCGTGACCTTGCTGTTCACGGAGAAGTCTTTGCCGGTCTGAGGcatggccgaggacctgcggccgCCACCCTTACTGCCTCCCGTCACGGACTGTTGTACCGTAAAATCCGGAGGATTGCTCGGGAATGCCGCGGCCGCCGAAGAGGGCCTCGCGGGACTCTGGTTGCGCTGGTAGATGTTGTCGACTATGTCCTTGAGCTGAAGAGACTGGCAGCTGATCTGGCGCGCCAGGCGGCAGATCTCTTCGCGTCGCGTCGGACTGAACGCCATGGCTTCGCTTGGCTGGTTCGACAGCTATCGGAAGGTTCCGACACTCTGCCTGGACGTCGCGCGTCGCACTTACTCACCACGTTGCGTGTGACGAATTTTTGGGTGGTCTGACGTAATTTAGGGCGGGGGCCTCCCGAATCTGGCCCCTCCTGTATTCCAGAAGAATCTTTTAGGCGCCCGTCATTCTCTTCGAGGCGCGAGCCCGTTGTCAATGTTGATGTCGATTCCTTAACACACGGCACGTACCCACGAGAAGCATTGGTCAGTCATTGAGAAATTAAATAACTATAAGTGCAATCAAATGTCAGCATATGCAACATAACAGAAATAGGCCGTTGCTGTGGGATTGCAGCAAAATTAAAAGTTGTAAATAAAAAACACGTGACAAAAAACGAATCGCAGCAGAATTATGGCACACATCTGTCCGATGTTTCTACAAACTTATGAAGATCATTGCAAGTTGCCCTATGGCTGCGGCCTAACTGTAAAGCTTCAAACAATAATTCGGAACAGTCATCAAAAACGCAAGGTGAAGTGCGCGTCCTTCCTTTTTTAACCATCGATGACTGGACTTCATTCTTCATCCTCTTCGGCAGCCAACTAGCGCCCATATCATGTACATAAACAGTTTAAGACGAGTCCCAGCCTACACCTCAACAGATAATTATAAACTTCGGCCAGCAGCAAGGTACGTCGCCAGGCAACCGTCTAATAAGCAGTGTACCTGATGCGCTCTGCTCAGGTATGGTCTCACACCTGGCAGATACGACGCGTGCTCCTTGATCGGCCACCGAAACGCCTATACGCGGTGTCACACTTCGTCGTCAGAAATCCATAACATGCTCTATCGGTTCCAGATATCCCTCCTATCGTGCGCGCAATATCCGGCGGGAGAAGTCCCTTCATTCGCTTCCAGCGATGTAGAAACATTCAAATTTTAAGGGGCactaaaaagaaacaagaaatctGTTTATACCGATAAACTATTCTTTAATACTCTATCCACCTTAATTTTGCGGGAACATGTTGATTATTAAAAGAGAAAATGATGGTCAAAGTTCATTTTCTTGAATTTCACGCCGAAATCGCAGCGCCGGCACGTCGGTCTGCCATCACGGATTTCACAGTATCTAATCGTGATTGGGCCAttgtggctgactaaaggttCTTCACACTTGGCAAGTTGAGTCTGTGGCtgcttaattaattaataattcaATTGAAttgtagggttttacgtgccaaaatcacgatctgattatgaggcacgccgtagtgggggactccgaaataacttggaccacctggggttctttaacgtgcacctaaatcaaagtgcacgggtgttttcgcatttcgcccccatcgaaatgtggccgccgtggtctGTGGCTGCTTGAGGATACAATGTGGTCCATTTTCACCGATAACGAGATTGCAGACTACATCAAAATCAGTGAGGTCACGGCGTACTAGTGCCGAAACTTGAAGAcggcgtcgccacccgtctttcATATATCGAGTCTTTTCCAGCTCACAAAGActcttctcgcggtaagagtggctGTGTTTTTGGCATTGTAGAAGATTAACGTACGAATGCACACAGTTCAAGTAatctttctctttagtgttcttTTAGGCTGTATTTTCTTCTGAATTGAAGTCATGGAAATTGTTTTGGCCATCAAAGCTCAATACGAAATTCtcggactctttttttttttttcgtaattaaAATCATTCTAGTGAGTATACTTCTATGTTCAGGAAGTCCTGTGCTTCGTACGTACGGCAGTATAAACGCTGAGTAGCTCCTGTGTGAAAGTGCAGGCAGATATTTGGGACCGCGTAAtaagtcgggggggggggggggggggggggtattttgtaagctccacctagtggacatgttcatttcgtctgctgcgaaagttctgattggctgggctgaggTGCGCGTGGAGATGAGACAGACACAcccagcagtggcgcaccgacggggggggaggggggggggggattcgggggttggaaccccccccccccctgaggccgacttaacccccccttttgtttaacccccttttTTTCCTTAAGCATTTGAGtattgcaactaagatgtaagacgcgcaatcgtctgcacactcgcaaaaagcgcatttttttttgacaatttcccgtgaagaaatcgaaattagtgctgtttagatggtactggccaactgtcaacccccccccccccctggcagagatcctgtgTGCGCTACTGACAACCAGCCAGTCAGCACTCCAGCAGCAGACggaatggacatgtccactaggtggacgctTACAGAACACACCCCCGGATTTCATACTTTGCAAGATACAGAGCAGCGTCCGTGCCGCGTTTTACGTTTAAAATACGAGGAGGCACGTCACGAAGAGCTCGCCAAAAGTAGACGTTCTTGATAAACtggaaaaatgtggttgatccctcttatataggaatcggtatagaacacgaaagtgaaacgtgtcttcacagaagtagtgtaatgtttattgcacattgatatataatgtctattggtgttttgtggctaaagcgcccttaggcgttgatgcacccacgctgacgcctggtggcacgtctcctccatcacgactaccaacgtcgatgaccatgagcaaccgtcgtgcatatggaagctgcactacgctgcacacgctagcacaacgcgaaagacgaagcacgtaactgacacactaatacaacgcgcaagacaaagcacgtaactgaatcgtcaccgagtcaaatcagcgcgtacagcgcgtcgtaattgcagcctccgcgatcaacttcagaaacattttcagagctaattgcggaggccacgctccgctgtgctgagtacggtgaacgccagtggcgttggtagtgcttcttgatgccagcgtcccttcgaatgctggcatcgaggcgtcgtagtgctgagaccaccgaagcgttcactgtcggtgcgcgttagtgtcataatgcagtacttctcttttctgctcgtaggcggcggcaccgccccgagcaagagcgcgggtacacggaggagtgttagatatataaggcgcgtctgtgtagctctctgcaaatgcgtttgtggcgcaatgggttaaacgctcggcgatctatcgtcgcggaccgagaggtcgtgggttcgatttccaaaatttgcatgtttgtggaactttttcttctggtttctttctttgtattatgttctatgacgtatttccgtgacggaaatacgtcagtgaagtcttggtggaccccggcataaaacactttcgtgttaaaaatgccGCCGATTACCTCTCGCCGGAAATAAGGCACAGCCGAAGACGTCGACAACCAGCGCCGCTCTTCGGCATGTCCAACGAAATTAGGCGAAATTATATTCAGTGTCTTCTTTGATTTCCTCGATTTTCTACAATATGTGCCACCGGGTGTGTGCCACTAAATATGGGCTAACCCTCCAGAACGAATATTTGCGCCACTGAGACAGAAAGGGTAAAgaagccttaaatgtatttacATGTATGTGTCAATGTGACGCAAGGGTTATAGATGGTGTATGTGCCAATGTGACGCAAAGGTTATAGATATCGAGGTACTATGTGCCTATGTGACGCAAGCGTTACAGAAGTTGTGCCCTTTTCAATGCATAAACATAGCCATTGCACGGGATTGCATGTTGCACAGGCTGAAAGTAGAGACAGTTGTACGAACCTCTGTTTGTCGCATAAAATTTTAACAGCTTCTCCAAAGCTTCACTGTATATAGATTTCAGCATGTGCGTTGGAATCTATTTTTCTCCCTATTTGATAATGTGCGACATCTCATCAAGTGTGCTATCTTCACTGCTGCTTGCGCGCCGTCGTTTCTCGTTTCTCCAGTACTGGACGCCCTAATGAACACCAGTGATCAGCATGCGACGCAAACCCCACGCTACGTCAAGAGACGCACCCTCTTAACGCGTGCTGCTGTCAGATGGCCAGCAAGTGCCATAATTTTTCATCATCAGTCGCAGAGTTGAGGCGATCGCCATCCGTACACCACACAAATACTCGACAGACTTCCGCCGATAAAACGAAGTCGATGAGTGAAGTGAGCTACTCCACACAATGTCTGCCAGTGTGGAGAAGCCAGCTTGACAGGACGCTCTTAGCGAGCTACGCACAGGTTCGTAGTACTAATTTATATAAAGGCCAATGAAACGCGTTATGGGGCAAATCGTTCTGCTCTCCAAGACAGTGGACACGCACTTTCGCGTTCTGCATACGTCACTGCAGCAGATTTCATGCGCTGCAATCAAATATTCACGTCGCGTTCGACTGCACCTTGCTGGGCAGCTTAAGAAACGCGAACTGAATAATGCCCTTACCAATTTATTGTGCATTCAGTCATCTGCGGTGCCACTGATCTGCAGCGACCGCATACAAAGCACTCCAGAGAGCTAAACTATGGTAATCGTGTTTTAGTACGGCTGAAGTAGTGATGCAAAACAGTCGTTAAATTTACTATCGATAGCTTTTTGAAGCTATCAATAGCgttaaaacaaaacaagaaaggcTATCGATAGTATTACGATATTTCACTATGAAACTATCGATAGTGTAAAATAGCTATAGAGTATCGGCACTATTGCGATAGTTCGTTATTGACAGCGCGATCGTTACTTTCCCAATTCTTGGCTAGTGATATTACAAGAAACTTTACTATAACTGCCTACTGGTAATACTCGGTTCATGCGACTGGTAACAGGGAAACGTTTCCAAGTTCTTGTTGGAGTGTTTACGTGCGGTCACGTGATTttatattagagagttttaacaGTGCCGTGTTACCGTACGGTAGTATGCAGCTATCGATGGTTTTTGTATTATCGATAGTATAATTACTACTATCGATATTATTACACCACTAGGCTATAGGACATGTTGTCTAAATCAAGGTTAAAGAAAATCACGCAGAATATCCTGTAGGGGTTATctaaatgatgcgtaagcatttcgtagtgtTGAAGTGGTGTTTCGTGGTCGTATGCTGGTGTGTTTGGTACAATTGCGAGAACCaccgcgaaagaatcgtgaaacggaGAAACGCGGTTACAACACTCAGCTGTTAAGACGTCCATGAgacggctgcggtcgtcttggcgccattacggtaaatgcgacgcgccgcggcgacacaaattGCTGCGGCGCGACCATCGAAATGGCTTCTGCCGTTTTTTTCTGCACGCGAcgtgaagcgcatgagccctcGGAGATTGGTGGCATCGAaaggtcggtgaaggaacgccccaacggaaggcgTCAAGTCGGTTCCAATGCGgccctagagatggcttttatgtCACCATCACCAACTCTTTCAACATCTTAGAAACTGTTCTATGACATTTGCTTTGTACAGCAGGTACAGCACATTTCCAGCGAGTCCAGCGATTCCAGCGATACCGCAGGTACAGCGATTCAGATATATCCacattctgcaagcgtgggtgtttagcccagtAGTCAATAGAGAAAAAAGTGGGTAGCCGAATGGGCAAGACACGCGGCCTCGAGCGTAGAATCGAAGGTTCGAAACTTACCACCgccaacgttctttttttttttttcctttcgaatttgttTTGGTTTATACATTTTCTTTATAGCATGTACGTCCGtgggagtcatgagggaggtagcggccgaatactgcaccagggaggtcaattcctgttctggtaagggagtgactttgatgaagtttagtgggccttcctagtttggttgcacctgaactagtatagccccactagctatcggcaatatttttttcttgccggtgttcCAGGTGTTCCAGGAcatccaccacattttcaggccgGTGTTCCAGGTGTTCCAGGAcatccaccacattttcaggcacgGAGCGGTGCtccaggcaccactccatgcctgaaaatgtagtggactggagtaggattcgaacttacgaccttcagatttgaagccgggtattctacctctgctccacgccaccagcaaatgattgaggaccttaatcgagaaagtgtaagaattttgttgaagatgaatatgcagaagacaaagataatgttcaatagcctggcaaaggaacaagaattcaggatcgccagtcagcctctagagtctgtaaaggagtacgtttacctaggtcaattactcacaggggaccctgatcacgagaaagaaatttacagaagaataaaattgggttggagtgcatatggcaggcattgccaaatcctgactgggagcttaccactgttgctgaaaagtgtacaatcattgcattctaccggtgctaacatatggggcagaaacttggaggttaacaaagaagcttgagaacaagttaagcactgcacaaagagcgatgaaacgaaaaatcttaggactaatgttaagagacaggaagagagcggtgtggatcagagaacaaacggggatagccgatattatagttgacattaagcgcaagaaatggagctgggcaggccatgtaatgcgtaggatggataaccggtggaccattagggttacagaatgaataccaagagaagggaagcgcagtcgaggttggcagaaaaacAGAtcagatgatgaagttaggaaatttgcaggcgcaagttggaatacactagcacaagacaggggccgcggcggccgcatttcgatggaggagaaatgcaaaaacgcccgtgtgcttgcgttgtagtgcacgttaaagaaccccaggtggtcaaaattaatccggagtcctccactacggataatcagaactggttttggcacgtaaaaccccagaaagaagaagacaggggtaattggagatcgcagggagaggccttcgtcctgcagtggacataaaatataggctgatgatgatgtccaTCCGTCACATTTCcttgttgggtaggcatagaaatgcttacacatttaaaaaaaacCACCTTGGTCTAGGTCCACGCGCCATTCTGGCAAGTTCATAGCTATAATTTATTTATGAAATGTAGAAAAGAATGCTAGCGGCTCCGTCAGCTCTCGAGTCCAATGCCGCGAGCTACGAGCAAATGAAACACACGCGATTGACTGCTGCCTTTTCTTTTGACAACTAGGCCGATGTTCAGCCCAATTGTATTTCAGTGCATTTTATAGAAATTGTTCTTGCCAAGCTTACGCGTGAtaatgaaatacaaaaaaaagacagcagatccacgaggtgaatgatgatgagtgggcgaagctccggagggaatcatcggatctcccgcttaaggcgacgctagcacaaacgcgttagaaacgtgcagtactctctagtaagggggagcggccacagcgtcttacgcagccatttacacatgccggaacgtgcaccgcgtttgccgacgccatcacatgactgctgagagagtataccccccgtattcataaacgctcctcgacttgaacttgacttgccaccgctttgggcagcgcgttcgaaacgcgttgaaggtaaggtggagaggccacagcgtcttacaccagcttcttacacgggccgtaacgcgctagcacaaacgcgttagaaacgcgctagaaacgcggcctttcgttaatgttgggtatttatagccatcgtggtgcgtttttCCATGTCCGCtttgtggcgtagtgggctaacgccgcgcgctcggaagcgaggggtccctggttcgattccgcgctacgaacacaacttcggaatttttttctcatttttctcagactggttacacactactactactactacgacggggacggaacgggtgccgctataaggagcttcgcccctaaaaggaaaCCTAAAGCAGTGATGGCTCTCTGACATAGCACGCTGATCAGCATCGTCACTCCGAACTTAATCTTCACTCTATTTTTAAATACTATCTCCTGTGGTGCACAATCCGGCCCATAGAAAGCAACACAAACCCGCTATCTCTTTAATTACTTCCCATTGAGAGAGAAATTTGCAACCATGCATGTCATGTGCCACACCACACCATGGAGGTAGGCTCGCAGAAGTCTATATTCGTACGTACTAGCTAGAACAAACACATCACATGATCTGGCAGACAGTATTTTCATTGAATCCAGACATGATACTACACCACTGACCTTGACCCCAGGGACATTTTGTTTATTTAGCTAGTCACGTTCATATTGCACAAAAAGCTAGCTCAGAACGCTAGCCAAGCCAATGTAATGGAGCCAAATATGCAGAGAAGCCTTAATGGCACTCCTGTAACACCTACTTCTAAGCATATCACCTGCAGCTTGTTCACAGTACTATATGCATAATATTACAAATCCTCAGAGATGCGGCTTATGCACACATTCTGTTCTCAACCTTCCTTTTCTACACTAAAATAAATCTTTAGATGGGCATAAAGCTAACAAGACATGTAGTAGACACTATGGAATCAAACAAAGTGTAAAATACAGTTCAGTGTTCCTCTTCAGCAATATCATCAGTTTTTGTGTGGTGTGTTCCAAGTGCAAGACGGACCACGAGATTCTCTGTTATGCACATATTACTGCCTCTTCAAACTTAATGCCAAAATCATCTGTCAGCATGTCGAATGACTATAATGTTATGTGACACAGTTGTTGCATTATATGGCCTCTTTTGTTAAACCAATAGAGGGCCTAATGCCAATTACGTCTGCACATTTTGGCACACCATTAGCATGCAAAGTAAGAAGCCATCTCTTCCTAGCTGTCAGACCCTGTTCACTTCACAATACGAGGTCACTTTCTGCTCATTAGAAATTTTGATTTTTATTCCAACAGTTCAAGAAACTCATAAAAACTATACAAGCACTCGGAAAGCAGCCTTACAACAAAGCCCCCTGTAACTTATACCAACAACACGTTGCAACCAGCATCAAACTCTGTGTCATTACCAACGAATTCTGCATACAGTGTCCAGCAAACTTAGCTAGCAGTTGTTCTCCACTGAACCCAAAACCAAAGACCGAAACTTCTGCTTCATTTTGAGTTCAGTCCAAGTCTGTAACACTTCAGCGCAAGTTTCGCAACACACTTCTCTTCATGTCCCAGCGCAACCATGTCTCGTGTCGCACCAATATTCACTCAGCAAAGCACATCGAAAGCCCTTGGCAGACCCACATTCAGGATATGAAAGTGTACGCCACTAATGTGATAGTGATCCAGCTCATTTCCTTAAAAACCACGCTTTTCTGCCTGATAAAGCAGACAAACGCAATCCAGTACAGTCTGGAATACAGTCATTGAGGGGACTCTGTGTTTAAAACGCCCTCCACACAGTGCACAGAAAACCAAGCCATCTGTAAAAGGTAAGGTGGATTAAACAGTGTATAGTGTCTTTACATACTGAAAAACTCGGTGGTGCGTACACAATACGTAGAAACAATTAAAATGTAAAAATGAAGCAGTGAAATGAGCAAAGTACTACCCATCTACATGCCAACAATATACAGAAATTAAAGTGCTCCGCGTAAAAAGATGCAAATATCACGTCTTTCTCTGCTAACTAGCCACACAAGCAGCAAGTTATGCAAGGGCATACAAGAAAAAACCTGCTGCTAAACGTTAATAGAACTTTCTATTAAAGatcaactgcaatgaaattttggACCTAAAAAGCCTAGTTTAAGATAAGTGTACATATGAAGGAGCCTCCATGCAAAATTTGATGTATGAAATAGGAGTGAAAGTGCTatgaaaagcttgcaaaaataGCCATCTTTCATATTGAAACTTAAAAATATAACGCCACCATTATCGCTCGCCAAAAGTGACCTAGAATGCACAGCTCttcggcatgacctccgagatcagATGGTGCCCACGGCGCACTGAAGAATCTTGGAGGCGACGTGCTGAACTTTTTTCATAGCCACTAACCACCAGACACACGCGCTGTCTGCTTAGGTACTGTTCAGgagctgctaataagaaaattaaaCAATTGCATGCCTTTGGCATTGCCAAGATTGCTTTTAGTGGTATATATACTACCCACTTAAAACCAATTTAACCAAAGCAAAATTTCATTGCAATGGGCCTTTAATGCAGCCAGAGTTACAATGACCTTGCCAGGAGCTTCCTGGTCATCCAAGCCTTTCACAGAAACAACTGTATCCAACGAACAAATGAAACAATGGCACAAATGCTGCAACTAAGTTAGAACCAAAGCCTAATATGATAAAGAAGCCAATGAAAACACAAGGTGAACAGCCAACACCACAGCACTGTCCTGGTGAGCGTCACGAAAGATTTCAACACAACACCGCAGTACTTGTCCATAGATGCACAAAGCTATATAA encodes the following:
- the LOC119466232 gene encoding uncharacterized protein LOC119466232 isoform X2; amino-acid sequence: MAFSPTRREEICRLARQISCQSLQLKDIVDNIYQRNQSPARPSSAAAAFPSNPPDFTVQQSVTGGSKGGGRRSSAMPQTGKDFSVNSKVTTGAPGRKGSTTQFLTVQVPVSMASQFMATQKFDDGEISARQSVSGSLGSDEGPKIPTTSHISRRPKPPPPPKPKAEEPEPEHPRPYEDDPIWEVWEGNMLRLIQLLKMLLQELRTVSDYTKIDEPTLMSAAGVVGSGVPLAEAMASDAFATKVAASSIIGGMHNRENVSNALSNPAPFPQLYAPPPKVVMSSEQLSAEPARERIDLSVYFRKLASQMDALTQSLKPNPFPPHAGAPMANRAAEARTGGPAGQQMQVRAEATMDNNGEGLVSMANRANVSFQLDKSSTSTQPSTSAASGKGRGGVQCDSMAPLVASVNQLSTHMNEVQDLFRRAMGARPLPKRKEGLSISEEEDLRYCITKLTDNMAKMSRDLKKALDEHTVVPVSRLIDELDDEEEDC
- the LOC119466232 gene encoding uncharacterized protein LOC119466232 isoform X1 is translated as MAFSPTRREEICRLARQISCQSLQLKDIVDNIYQRNQSPARPSSAAAAFPSNPPDFTVQQSVTGGSKGGGRRSSAMPQTGKDFSVNSKVTTGAPGRKGSTTQFLTVQVPVSMASQFMATQKFDDGEISARQSVSGSLGSDEGPKIPTTSHISRRPKPPPPPKPKAEEPEPEHPRPYEDDPIWEVWEGNMLRLIQLLKMLLQELRTVSDYTKIDEPTLMSAAGVVGSGVPLAEAMASDAFATKVAASSIIGGMHNRENVSNALSNPAPFPQLYAPPPKVVMSSEQLSAEPARERIDLSVYFRKLASQMDALTQSLKPNPFPPHAGAPMANRLIPLEENVGRLAHNLAGVSRAIARPVDPLDALMSSRAAEARTGGPAGQQMQVRAEATMDNNGEGLVSMANRANVSFQLDKSSTSTQPSTSAASGKGRGGVQCDSMAPLVASVNQLSTHMNEVQDLFRRAMGARPLPKRKEGLSISEEEDLRYCITKLTDNMAKMSRDLKKALDEHTVVPVSRLIDELDDEEEDC